cctttcacgtgtagcccctgttcacctagcagtgagtaggtacgggatgtaaatcgaggagttgtgaccttgttatcccggtgtgtggtgtgtgcctggtctcaggcctatccgaagatcggaaataatgagctctgagctcgttccgtagcgtaacgtctggctgtctcgtcagagactgcagcagatcaaacaaacaaacatctcTCGTTTTAACGAAAATAAATGTTTCGTCTACCATTGAATGAGATAATCTTAATAGttttatgtgtttatgtgtgtgtgtgtgtgtgtgtgtgtgtgtgtgtgtgtgtgtgtgtgtgtgtgtgtgtgtgtgtgtgcgtgtgtgtgtgcgcgtgtgtgtgcgcgcgcgcgcatgtggaatgatagtaatgatgctgataatgataataataataataatagtaataatgataataatgataataataataataataataataataataataataataataataataataatcggaTCATTATTCTTTTAGCCTTAAAAATACCAAATACACTCGTTACATATTAACTCGAAAATCAACATGCAGGTATACATGAACATCTATGAACCTAAGGAAACTCTCTTATGATTTAATAGTATATGTGCTTGATGGTGGCGGCAAAAGAGGTGGACTTGTCCACGAAGATCCTGGCACGATGTGTATTTTCCCTAGAGTTTCTCCTACCAGTGCTCTGCTCACAAAGCTCGAATAAGGTCAGTCACCTGTGCACTGCGAGTCGAGGGGAACAGGGACTCCATTGAAAACAAGGCCGCACAAAGAAACTTCTCACCTGGTCCGTGAAtcaaactcgtgtgtgtgtgtgtgtgtgtgtgtgtgtgtgtgtgtgtgtgtgtgtgtgtgtgtgtgtgtgtgtgtgtgtgtgtgtgtgtttattggttTCTgtttaaagatttttgtttttcattattgagTTAAGGTTTTAAATGTCCCAGCAATTTATTTATCagttgtgacttttttttttttactgagatTGATGTTttggtcaaacacacacacacacacacacacgcacacacacagtctctctctctctctctctctctctctctctctctctctctctctctctctctctctttctctttctctttctccctctccctctctatgaTATATTTATACACCGTATtgattttctcttcatattcgtATTTTCCGCAGATACAATTGTTATAATTTCTTTAATCTCACCTTTTAATTTAAACTTCAGAGACTTGGCACctatctctttccatctctctctctctctctctctctctctctctctctctctctctctctctctctctctctctctctctctctctctctctctctctctctctctctctctctctctctctctctctctctctctatatatatatatatatatatatatatatatatatatataaaatgactgtttatatagttatttttttcgtcaCATTGGAGTTTTTTCGTCACATTGGAGCATACATCTGGGTCAGGTTAAACTCTTCACCTTTTAGGATTTTCGTCATTATCGTGGCtattaaaaataaaatgcatTGCATTAAGACAACTTTGACAAGGAACTGTTAAAGACAAGTcgatataataagaaaaacaaaatcgtGATTGATACTTTTGAACATTTATTTGAAATCTCTACAAGATTTTGttaatgtttcttttccttcgttagaAGACAATCCCTATTTCTTGAAACGCTTACCTAGAAGCAAATATTTGTTCTGAAAAAactttatacattttctttcctgaaaagagtaagaatttagaataaaagaaatgttagatatgaatgataaatacatagaaatagGAAGATTGACAGCTCACAAAGGCAAGAATATAAAGATACCGTGTTTGTGTGGAGAAGTGGTCTAGTAGATACCCATGTCGTCCACTATCTCAATGTACGAGGTCAGCATGATGGGCAGCACCTGCTCCATGTGCTCCATCTTATCGATGTCATCCTGCGAGACGGGCAGGCCCATCGCGATGCGGTCCTCGAACACCTGGCGGGCTGAGGATGTAGTGGATCATCTCAGTCATTGCAGGGTCATCAATGTATAGCAAGAAGGTCGTCCGCCACACGCGCTCACCGCTTGGTACCTTCCCGCACCCCACCGGCAGGTTTGACCACCTGCACATCGACCTCATCGGTCCTCTACCTCCCTCAGCTGGCCATCGTTACATCCTCACCTGCGTGGATCGTTTCACACGCTGGGCTGAGGCCACGACCCTGGCTGATATCACCACGGACACCGTAGCTCAAGCCTTCATGAATACTTGGGTGTCAAGATTCGGTGTTCCGCTCAGCCTCACCTCTGATCGCGGCGGCCAgtgttagggtatgaattgtatataataattttttccttgtttctacacaGCCGTGAGAAGCGAGGCTGATCTTAGCGAGAAGCAcgtcctttcattttcatgtgcAAGGACTTCTTATACTAAGTCAGTATACGTTCCAACAGGCTCAGTGTGGGAACCTTTGGttgctggattatatatatgaaattataACAGCATAGACATACATTTAGTACTATcatacattttatttctttcatttataattaaggaatactttaactattgtaaccaatgcatttgtaaCGGTTCTTTAATATATGAGTCGGTCACCGGTGTCAGTGAGTTTTTGCTAACGGAAGATTGACAAGACGGAGCCACGTTAGTCGGAGTCTGGCTAACACACGAGCAGGCCTTTGTGCTCCCCCGGGCGCTTGCCAGGGAGCTGTggactaagtgtgtgtgtgtgtgtgtgtgtacgagactatccttgtgtagtgtaaataactgtattgttaatataaggaaaacccaagctgtgttttcgttaactcccctgagaagacagtgtgtgagagagtgtgagagactTCCTGAACAAACGACACTGCTATTCTGTGCCCTCTTCgtggtaacataacattgaccacAACACCAGTTTGAAGCTAAGGTGTGGAACAAGGTCATGGCTCTCCTTGGCATACGCCGTCACAGGACTTCCAGCTACCACCCCCATAGCAACGGCATCGTCGAGCGATAATTGAAGTCCCCCCTCATGGCCTCTGCACAACGAGAACACTGGTCCTTGGCTCTTCCCCTCGTTCTCCTCGGCATCAGGTCCTCCCTGAAGGAAGACCTACAGCACTCATCAGCTGAGCTGGTGTATGGTACTACTCTCCGACTTCCAGGTGAGATAATGGAACCcactcctgcctctctccctggcAGCGCCCAAGACTTCGCTTCTCGCCTGAAGAGTGCCATGCGCCACCTCCAGATAGTGCCACCTCCCTCCTCGCCGGGGAAAATCTTCATGAGCCAGGACCTCATCGACTGCATCCACGTATTAGTCCGAGTGGATGCTGTGCACCCTACTCTCTCGCAGCCGTACCAAGGCCCATACAGAGTCCTGCGCCGCATTGTTAACTTGCAAGCCACTCCACTTTGACTGAAAAATGTTTAGGATATGTAAGACCTGTAAAACTGTTGCATCCACTTGGACATGCAAGGGAGCTGTAGACAAAGTTTTTAGCATTTGAGAAATTAATAGTGCCACTCGCTTGTTAAGAGTGAATCTGTACTTACCATGTAAGTAATAACTTACTAGTTTAGTAAGTAATAACTTACTAGTTTAGTCTTTGTTGCGGGGGCTAGGTGCGAAACGCCATCACTGGCCTGCCCCCTTTAATTGTGCCCAGGATGAACTACAATTAACCCGGTGGGGCGGTAATAAACAGCTTCGAATGGTTCCAAGTttactagacacacacacaggtatacacaatataacaacaacaaaatggacACCTTGCACACCACCCGGCTCTCACCATAAGTCTCCCTCCAGAGCGAGTGAGGGCCAGAGGAATACTAATCTCACCAACACTGGAGGCAGACTCGTTGACGGCGCCGGGAAGCAGGTAGAGGGTGAAGCCAGGGCAGCAGAGGAGAGGCCAGTCCTTGGAGAGTCCAGGGAGTTATCTGCCGTCTGGGTGTTGGCGAGGCTCGAGGTAGACTCGGTTAGGTGTTCACTAGGGCCTCGAGACGTGGAGTGACCGGAAGAAGCAGGGTTCTAGAGACATACGTGGCAGAGAGAAATGAGCTGAGTGTCGCTCGGAAGTGGCCGAACGATCCAGAACGAGGGGTGATGGTCAGGTGGTGTTCTACCCTTTACACACCAGTTGCTTCATGATCGATTAATGTTCATATGAGCACTACTGTCGGTAACTCGATGATGTGCTCCCTATATAGATATTACATCAGTATGAGAATAAGTGTTGAGTTGCCAatttttcattctgcttgccTGCCGCCGCTCCAGTTTCAATTGCAAGGTGACAGAGGCCAATTCGTTGAGTAATGCTGTTAcgtggttttttttattactcttgGAAATCGAGCCACTTGTTGCTAATGGCGTTTTTCCTTTGTTACCATTATTGTGCAtaggagacaaagaaaacttACATACACATCAAGACAACTGTCATGGTGTCTGATAGTAAGTGTTTATGCATATCTATtacatgtgtgtgagtgtgtgtgtgtgtgtgtgtgtgtgtgtgtgtgtgtgtgtgtgtgtgtgtgtgtgtgtgtgtgtgtgtgtgtttgtgggtgtgtgtgtgtgcaagtgggtgactgctatctctctctctctctctctctctctctcttttataccatgtgagcttttcacgggaatttacggGCTAAAAaagatacttattaagggtacctcctatttcaaagccctcccgctaggaaaccgttgccccgagtgaggaagcccaacctacactcagaccgtagacaggattccaacccgtgcgcttggagaccccacggatcccaaagcacgcacggatccactgtaccacggcggccctctctctctctctctctctctctctctctctctgtttgtgtctctgtctctctctctctctctctctctctctctctctctctctctctctctctctctctctctctctctctctctctctctctctctttctctctcattctttctttccttctttctttctttctttcttttctttctttctttctttctctctctctcttttctttctttcttctcttctttctttctttctttctttctttctctctctctctctcttttcttttttcttcttttctttctttcttctttcttttctttcttttttcttctttctttcttttttttctttctttctttctttctttctttctttctttctttctttctctctctctctctctctctctctctctctctctctctctctctttctttctttctttctttctctctctctctctctctctctctctctctctctctctctctctctctctttctttctttctttctctctctctctctctctttctttttctttctttctctctctctctctctctctctctctctctctctctctctctctctctctctctctctctctctgactgtttatatagttatttttttcgtcaCACTGGAGCATACATCTGGGTTAGGTTAAACTCTTCACCTTTTAGGATTTTCCTCATTATCGtggcaaatgaaaataaaatgcattGCATTAAGACAACTTTGACAAGGAAGTGTTAAAGACAAGTcgatataataagaaaaacaaaatcgtGAATGATGCTTTTGAACATTTATTTGAAATCTCTACAAAATTTTGttaatgtttatttcttttccttcgttagaAGACAATCTCTATTTCTTGAAACGCTTACCTAGAAGCAAATATTTGTTctgaaagaaaactataaaagGTGAAGAGTTTAATCTAACCCAGATGTATGCTCCAGTGtgacgaaaaaaataactatataaacagtcagagagagagagagagagagagagagagagagagagagagagagagagagagagagagagagaataaagaaagaaaaaaaagagagagagagagagagagagagagagagagagagagagagagagagagaaagaaagaaagaaagaaagaaagaaagaaagaaagaaagaaagaaaaagaaagaaaaagaaaagaaaaagaaaagaagaaaaaaagaaaagaagaagagaaagaagagaagagaaagaaagaaagaaagaaagaaagaaagaaagaaagagaaagaaagaaagaaagaaagaaagaaagaaagaaagaaagaaagaaagaaagaaagaaagaaagagagagaagagagagagagagagagagagagagagagagagagagagagagagagagagacagagacagacagacagacagacagacagacagacagacagacagacagacagacagacagagagagagagagagagagagagagagagagagagagagagagagagagagagaatgaattactGTGACTGTGAATTTAGTCATCTAGGACCGTGAACCACAGACGTTGTGCGGCAATATTAAAAAGATTAGACAAGATTTTGGATGGGGACGATATgtggaaataggtagatatCTTCCATACAGGGACTACCACGTGTAGctccagtgttttcttttcatattgttAACTTGTAAGCCACTCCACTTTGAATGAAAAATGTTTAGGATATGTAAAACCTGTACCACTGTTTCTTCAACTTGGACATGAAAGGGAACTGTAGACAAAGTTTTTAGCATCTGAGAAATTAATAGTGCCACTCGCTTGTAAGAGTGAATGTGTACTCACCAGTTGCTTCATGATTGATTAATGTTCCTCTGCGCACTACTGTCAGTAACTCGATGATGTGctccctatatatatattacatcagTATGAGAATAAGTGTTGAGTTGCCAatttttcattctgcttgccTGCCGCCGCTCCAGTTTCAATTGCAAGGTGACAGAGGCCAATTCGTTGAGTAATGttgttacgtgtttttttttgttactcttggaAAGCGAGCCACTTGTTGCTAAAGGCGTTTTTCCTTTGTTACCATTATTGTGcatagaagacaaaaagaaaacttacaTACACATCAAGACAACTGTCATGGTGTCTGATAGTAAGTGTTTATGCATAACTATtacatgtgtgtgagtgtgtgtgtgtgtgtgtgtgtgtgtgtgtgtgtgtgtgtgtgtgtgtgtgtgtgtgtgtgtgcaagtgggtgactgctatctctctctctctctctctctctctctctctctctctctctctctctctctctctctctctctctctctctctctctctctctctctctctctctctctctctctctctctctctctctctctctctctctctgtctctgtctgtctgtctgtctgtctgtctgtctgtctgtctgtctgtctgtctgtctctctgtctctctctctctctctctctctctctctctctctctctctctctctctctctctctctctctctctctctctctctctctctctctctctctctctctctgtctgtctgtctgtctgtctgtctgtctgtctgtctgtctctctctctctctctctctctctctctctctctctctttctttcttctctttctttctttctttctttctttctttctttctttctttctctctctcttctcttctttcttctctcttttctttctttctttctttctttctttctttctttctttctttctctctttctttctttctttctttctttctttctttttctttctttctttctttctttctttctttctttctttctttctttctttctttttttctttctctctttctttctctttctctttctctctctctctctctctctctctctctctctctctctctctctctctctctctctctctctctctctctctctctctctctctctctctctctctctctctctctctctctctctctctctctctctctctctctctctctctctctctctctctctctctctctctgactgtttatatagttatttttttcgtcaCATTGGAGGATACATCTGGGTTAGGTTAAACTCTTCACCTTTTAGGATTTTCCTCATTATCGTggctaataaaaataaaatgcattGCATTAAGACAACTTTGACAAGGGAATGTTAAAGACAAGTctatataataagaaaaacaaaatcgtGAATGATGCTTTTGAACATTTATTTGAAATCTCTACAAAATTTTGttaatgtttatttcttttccttcgttagaAGACAATCTCTATTTCTTGAAACGCTTACCTAGAAGCAAATATTTGTTCTGAAAGAAAactatacattttctttcctgaaaagagtaagaatttagaataaaagaaaaatgttagatatgaatgataaatacatagaaatagGAAGATTGACAGCTCACAAAGGCAAGAATATAAGGATACCGTGTTTGTGTGGAGAAGTGGTCTAGTAGATACCCATGTCGTCTACTATCTCAATGTACGAGGTGAGCATGATGGGAAGCACCTGCTCCATGTGCTCCATCTTATCGATGTCATCCTGCGAGACGGGCAGGCCCATCGCGATGCGGTCCTCGAACACCTGGCGGGCTGAAGGGATGTATGCCAGCACCACGTCACGCATGATTGTCCCGAGAGTGGCGTTGGGATCCATGAACAGCGCCTCCATGGAAGCGAAGAAGCAAAGGACAAGCTGTCTGGCCTCCTCTGTGGCGTCAAGGTGAAGCGCCTTCAAGAATTCAACGACCTGCGGGTCATTAGCGATGCCCTGCAAGGCCAGCATGAGGGATGGCATCAGCTTCTCGGCTCTCTCCAGACGCTGGTATTGGTCTTGAGTCACCTCTCTGCCGCTCTCCACGCGGTCCTCCAAGTACTTTCTAAGGGCATCGAGGAAAACGTTGGAGGCGTCCTTCAGATTGGCTGTTATGGAAGAATCGTTAGCTTGGAAAGCCACTCTGCTGATGGTCATGAGCACCCTCTGCCTGAACCTGGACCGGTCTGCTGGCTCGAAGTCATACACCTTGAAGAGGTTTGTCAGAGAGTAGCTCGGGTTTGTCTTTCCGTCGAAGACATCGGCCATGGCGTCGAGCACGGCGGGCAGTCGCCTCTCCACGTTGTCAAGATTAACGAAGCGTTGTGGGTCCACATTCAATCCATGCTCGACGCGAGACTCCAGAACTTGACGGGAGGCCTCTACCATGGCCATGCTCACGTCCTTGTACTCCTGCATTCCGGAAGTGTGCTTTGGGTTCAGAGAAATCTTCATGAGCGGGCCGAAACCGCTGCCGATGATGGCCATCAGCTCGTCGCGGGTAAGATCGGTGCCGTCAAACACTTTGTAGGAGGAGACGCCCATGAATGGATCAGATTTCTCGGAGGTAACCAAAGGAAATTCGCTAATTGGGCTGTGCAGGCTTTTTACACTGTACTCCGCCGGGTTGTAATCGTCGAAGCTAGTAGCAAGCGACTGTGAGGCGATGGCGGCCACCGCACATACCAGCAACTGCGGGGAGAAAAATACATCAGGCCAGTGATATGGTGTAAAGCATATTTCTGTCACACACTGCGTCCTAAGGTAAACAAGACTTTAGATTTCCTTCGGAATCAGATTAGACTGCACATGTAATAATTGTGTTTTATTAATAAACAGAGTTAACAAGGAAAATCtgtagaggaggtggtgatgagtgaGAATTTTTTCCCACTGTGTTTCCCGTTTTTCCTATCTGAAGTTCTCTCATCTGCTGACGGTCTCCTTATTGAGCCAAGCCACTGAGCGAACCTTTGCGCAAAAGATGAAGATTGAAGGAATACGTAAAACACAATGAAAGTAGAATTATGTGGCAGGTCATTTGACTTTAGCACACAGCCACTTAtcgaacaacaaacacacacacacacacacacacacacacacacacacacacacacacacacacacacacacacacacacacacacactttagcttTCAAGTTTGTAATTTATTTGGAGGGTGTCTGTACGTCCTCGCATGctagcgtgtgcgtgtgtgtgtgcatgtgtttgggtgggtgggtgggctggGAGGGAATTATTAAATCAATAAACATGTTTAAAGATAAGTCACAGAAAATTTTTATATTCAATGGAGAGTCTtttttcttcagagagagagagagagagagagagagagagagagagagagagagagagaatcaattacTGTGACTGTGAATTTAGTCATCTAGGACCGTGAACCACAGACGTTGTGCGGCAATTTTAAAAAGATTAGACAAGATTTTGTATGGGGACGATATgtggaaataggtagatatCTTCCATACAGGGACTACCACGTGTAGctccagtgttttcttttcatattgttAACTTGTAAGCCACTCCACTTTGAATGAAAAATGTTTAGGATATGTAAAACCTGTACCACTGTTTCTTCAACTTGGACATGAAAGGGAACTGTAGACAAAGTTTTTAGCATCTGAGAAATTAATAGTGCCACTCGCTTGTAAGAGTGAATGTGTACTCACCAGTTGCTTCATGATTGATTAATGTTCCTCTGCGCACTACTGTCAGTAACTCGATGATGTgctccctatatatatatattacatcagTATGAGAATAAGTGTTGAGTTGCCAatttttcattctgcttgccTGCCGCCGCTCCAGTTTCAATTGCAAGGTGACAGAGGCCAATTCGTTGAGTAATActgttacgtgtttttttttgttactcttggaAAGCGAGCCACTTGTTGCTGAAGGCGTTTTTCCTTTGTTACCATTATTGTGcatagaagacaaaaagaaaacttacaCATCATGGTGTCTGATAGTAAGTGTTTATGCATATCTATtacatgtgtgtgagtgtgtgtctgtgtatgtgtgtgtgtgtgtgtgtgtgtgtgtgtgtgtgtgtgtgtgtgtgtgtgtgtgtgtgtgtgtgtgtgggtgtgtgtgtaagtgggtgactgctatctctctctctctctctctctctctctctctctctctctctctctctctctctttctttttttttctttctttctctttctttcttttctctttcgttctttctttctctctctctctctctctctctctctctctctctctctctttctctctctctctctctctttctctctctctctctctctctctctctctctctctctctctctctctctctctctctctctctctctctctctctctctctctctctctctctctctctctctatatatatatatatatctatctctctgtctgtctgtgtctgtctgtctgtctctctctctctctctctctctctctctctctctctctctctctctctctctctctctctctctctctttctttctttctctctttttctttctttctcttttatttcttcttctttctttctttctttttcattctctctctttttatttttcttctttttcttttttttttttcttttttctttttctttctttctttctttctttctttctttctttctttctttctttctttcttctctctctctctctctctctctctctctctttttttttgctttcattattttttctctctctctctctctctctctgttttttttttttttcttttactttcttttcttttctttctctctcttttttctttctttctttctttctttctttctttcttcgtttctctttttctttaaaaaTAACTTAGTATAAAGGACCATGTATCCAAGGCGCACTCTCGTGTGcttacctattctaagggtctctctctctctctctctctctctctctctctctctctctctctctctctctctctctctctctctctctctctctctctctctgtctatatatatatatatatatatatatatatatatatatatatatatatatatatatatatatatatatatatatatatatatatatatatatatctctctctttctcctctcttttctcccctctctttcttctctctttgtctctctctttctctctctctctctctctctctctctctctctctctctctctctctctctctctctctctctctctctctctctctctctctctctctctctctctctctctctctctctctctctctctctctatgatagATTTATACACTTTAATGATTCTCTCCTCGTTATTGTATTTTCTACAGATACAATTGTTATAAGTTCTTTAATCTCACTATTTAATTTAAACTTCTTAGACTTGGCACTTATGTCttgccctcttctctctctctctctctctctctctctctctctctctctctctctctctctctctctctctctctctctctctctctctctctctctctctctctctctctctctctctctctctctctctctctctctctctctctctctctctctctctctctctctctctctctctctctctctctctctctctctctctctctctctctctctctctctctctctctctctctctctctctctctctctctctctctctctctctctctctctctctctctctctctctctctctctctgtctacctgtttatatagttatttttttttttcgtcacatTGGAGGATACATCTGGGTTAGGTTAAACTCTTAACCTTTTAGGAAATTCGTCATTATCGTagctaataaaaacaaaatgcatTGCATTAAGACAACTTTGACAACGGAATGTTAAAGACAAGTcgatataataagaaaaacaaaatcgtGAATGATGCATTTGAACATCTCTACAAAATTTTGttaatgtttatttcttttcttttgttaaaaGACAATCCCTATTTCTTGAAACGCTTACCTAGAAGCAAATATTTGTTCTGAAAGAAaacagtatatatttttttgtttttcatgagAAGAGAAACCGCGATGCGGTCCTGGAACACCTGGCGGGCTGAGGGGATGTATGCCAGCACAACGTCACGCATGATGGTCCCCAGAGTGGCGCTGGGATCCATGAACAGCGCCTCCATGGAAGcgaagaagcaaaggaaaagctGTCTGGCTTTCTCTGTGGTGTCAAGGTGAAGCGCCTTCAAGAATTCAACGACCTGCGGGTCATTAGCAATGCCCTATAAGGCCAGCATGAGGGATGGCATCAGCTTCTCTGCTCTCTCCAGACTCTGGTATCGGTCATGAGTCAGTCACCTGC
This DNA window, taken from Portunus trituberculatus isolate SZX2019 chromosome 15, ASM1759143v1, whole genome shotgun sequence, encodes the following:
- the LOC123504242 gene encoding uncharacterized protein LOC123504242 isoform X2, coding for MKQLLLVCAVAAIASQSLATSFDDYNPAEYSVKSLHSPISEFPLVTSEKSDPFMGVSSYKVFDGTDLTRDELMAIIGSGFGPLMKISLNPKHTSGMQEYKDVSMAMVEASRQVLESRVEHGLNVDPQRFVNLDNVERRLPAVLDAMADVFDGKTNPSYSLTNLFKVYDFEPADRSRFRQRVLMTISRVAFQANDSSITANLKDASNVFLDALRKYLEDRVESGREVTQDQYQRLERAEKLMPSLMLALQGIANDPQVVEFLKALHLDATEEARQLVLCFFASMEALFMDPNATLGTIMRDVVLAYIPSARQVFEDRIAMGLPVSQDDIDKMEHMEQVLPIMLTSYIEIVDDMGIY
- the LOC123504242 gene encoding uncharacterized protein LOC123504242 isoform X1, whose translation is MKQLLLVCAVAAIASQSLATSFDDYNPAEYSVKSLHSPISEFPLVTSEKSDPFMGVSSYKVFDGTDLTRDELMAIIGSGFGPLMKISLNPKHTSGMQEYKDVSMAMVEASRQVLESRVEHGLNVDPQRFVNLDNVERRLPAVLDAMADVFDGKTNPSYSLTNLFKVYDFEPADRSRFRQRVLMTISRVAFQANDSSITANLKDASNVFLDALRKYLEDRVESGREVTQDQYQRLERAEKLMPSLMLALQGIANDPQVVEFLKALHLDATEEARQLVLCFFASMEALFMDPNATLGTIMRDVVLAYIPSARQVFEDRIAMGLPVSQDDIDKMEHMEQVLPIMLTSYIEIVDDMGIY